One stretch of Saccharomonospora xinjiangensis XJ-54 DNA includes these proteins:
- a CDS encoding DedA family protein yields MNSLVAQADTTELGGLAGWTVDLMDALGGPGAAVAVGLDNLFPPIPSELILPLAGFTAAQGRFSLLEALLWTTAGSVIGAVIVYLVGYFFGRERTRKLITMLPLVKGSDFDHAERWFAKHGTKAVFFGRMVPLVRSFISVPAGIERMPFWLFLSLTTLGSLLWNSIFVVAGYFLGANWHVVDEYAGIFQYVVIGAIVIALAVFVTKRIRERRKADV; encoded by the coding sequence ATGAACAGTCTCGTAGCTCAGGCCGACACCACCGAGCTCGGTGGGCTCGCCGGGTGGACGGTTGATCTGATGGACGCGCTCGGCGGGCCGGGCGCGGCCGTGGCTGTGGGACTCGACAACCTCTTCCCTCCGATCCCGAGTGAGCTGATCCTGCCTCTCGCGGGCTTCACCGCGGCACAGGGCCGGTTCAGCCTTCTCGAGGCGCTGTTGTGGACCACAGCCGGTTCGGTCATCGGCGCGGTCATCGTCTACCTCGTCGGCTACTTCTTCGGCAGGGAGCGCACCCGCAAACTCATCACGATGCTGCCGCTGGTGAAGGGGTCCGACTTCGATCACGCGGAACGGTGGTTCGCCAAGCACGGCACCAAGGCCGTCTTCTTCGGACGGATGGTGCCGCTGGTGCGGAGCTTCATCTCCGTGCCTGCCGGTATCGAGAGGATGCCGTTCTGGCTGTTCCTCTCCCTCACCACGCTCGGTAGCCTGCTGTGGAACTCGATCTTCGTCGTCGCCGGCTACTTCCTCGGAGCCAACTGGCACGTCGTTGACGAGTACGCCGGCATCTTCCAGTACGTCGTCATCGGAGCCATCGTGATCGCGCTCGCGGTGTTCGTCACCAAGCGCATTCGGGAGCGCCGCAAGGCCGACGTCTGA
- a CDS encoding MaoC family dehydratase, producing MSETVAEAELKVGDELPPLSVRVTRDQLVRYAGASLDFNPIHWNERFATEVGLPGVIAHGMLTMALGGRLVTGWLGDPGRLVEYGARFTRPVVVPDDGSGALVEFTGKVGEVRDDGTARIDITAKFEGRTVLGKAQAVVRL from the coding sequence ATGTCCGAGACCGTGGCCGAGGCGGAGCTGAAGGTCGGCGACGAGTTGCCGCCGCTGTCCGTGCGCGTCACCCGTGACCAGCTCGTGCGTTACGCGGGTGCGTCACTGGATTTCAACCCGATTCACTGGAACGAGCGGTTCGCCACCGAGGTCGGACTACCGGGTGTGATCGCCCACGGGATGTTGACCATGGCGCTCGGCGGCCGGTTGGTGACCGGCTGGCTCGGCGATCCAGGGCGGCTCGTGGAGTACGGCGCTCGTTTCACCCGCCCCGTGGTGGTGCCTGACGACGGCAGCGGCGCGCTCGTCGAGTTCACCGGCAAGGTCGGTGAGGTGCGCGACGACGGCACGGCCCGCATCGACATCACGGCCAAGTTCGAGGGCCGCACGGTACTCGGCAAGGCGCAGGCCGTCGTCCGGCTGTGA
- a CDS encoding response regulator transcription factor gives MRVILAEDSILLREGLVRLLAEEGHDVVASVGDGDALVSAVGAHRPDVVVTDVRMPPTHTDEGLRAALEIRRAWPETGVLVLSQYVERRYAVDLLSDDRGRVGYLLKDRVAQVGEFLDALDRVAAGGAAFDPEVVRRLLARTNHLDPLSRLTEREREVLEKMAQGHTNARIAATLHLSRSAVEKHISTIFDKLGLAHVTGFSRRVLAVLRYLQS, from the coding sequence GTGCGCGTGATCCTGGCCGAGGACTCGATCCTGCTGCGTGAGGGGCTGGTGCGCCTGCTCGCCGAGGAGGGCCACGACGTGGTGGCGTCCGTCGGCGACGGCGACGCGCTCGTGTCCGCCGTGGGTGCGCATCGCCCCGATGTGGTCGTGACCGATGTGCGCATGCCCCCGACCCACACCGACGAGGGGCTGAGAGCAGCGCTGGAGATCAGGCGGGCGTGGCCGGAGACCGGTGTGCTCGTGCTCTCGCAGTACGTGGAGCGGCGTTACGCGGTGGACCTCCTCAGCGACGATCGGGGCCGGGTGGGTTACCTGCTCAAGGACAGGGTTGCGCAGGTCGGCGAGTTCCTCGACGCCCTCGACAGGGTGGCGGCGGGTGGTGCGGCGTTCGACCCCGAGGTGGTGCGTCGCCTGCTCGCCCGCACGAACCACCTCGATCCGCTTTCGCGGCTGACAGAGCGGGAGCGCGAGGTGCTGGAGAAGATGGCGCAGGGACACACCAACGCGCGCATCGCCGCCACGCTGCATCTCTCCCGCAGCGCGGTGGAGAAGCACATCAGCACGATCTTCGACAAGCTCGGTCTCGCTCACGTCACCGGATTCAGCCGCAGGGTGCTCGCGGTGTTGCGGTACCTCCAGTCCTAG
- a CDS encoding S1 family peptidase, whose protein sequence is MRELLRSAVAAGACALLAGALAPATAFADPTVTIEGYSTDVRAEAVSALVAERGLGTASAEALLRTQEAATSALDAALAQLGDSAAGGYLDESGAPVVNVVNESAATSVEGVTTRLVTRTTAELESARDELEALPQVSHTAIAVDPVTNQVVVTVGEAVIGAAGTAGLLAAAERMGDTVRIEHVAGGFEPAIYGGEAITGGGSRCSAGFNVNSGGQDYIVDAGHCTAAVSQWNVGPSVDASFPGDDYGLIRNDTGSAPGAVSLYDGSVQEIASASDAHVGQSICKSGSTTGLTCGTVEATNVTVNYPQGAVHELVQTSASAGSGDSGGALFAGSVGLGITSGMGEDSSFFQPLTEALGAYGVRLN, encoded by the coding sequence ATGAGGGAGCTGCTGAGGTCGGCGGTCGCGGCGGGAGCCTGCGCGTTGCTGGCCGGTGCTCTGGCGCCTGCGACGGCTTTCGCGGACCCGACGGTGACGATCGAGGGCTACTCCACCGATGTCCGGGCGGAGGCGGTGTCCGCACTGGTGGCGGAACGAGGTCTGGGGACGGCGTCGGCGGAAGCGTTGCTGCGCACGCAGGAGGCCGCGACGAGTGCCCTCGACGCGGCGCTGGCACAACTCGGCGACAGTGCCGCAGGTGGGTACCTCGACGAATCGGGTGCGCCCGTGGTCAACGTCGTGAACGAGTCCGCCGCCACTTCCGTCGAGGGTGTCACGACGAGACTGGTCACCCGCACGACGGCCGAGCTGGAGTCCGCGCGGGACGAACTCGAAGCCCTGCCGCAGGTGTCTCACACCGCGATCGCCGTCGATCCCGTCACGAACCAGGTGGTCGTGACGGTCGGTGAAGCCGTAATCGGAGCTGCCGGCACCGCCGGGCTGCTCGCAGCGGCGGAGCGCATGGGCGACACAGTGAGGATCGAGCACGTCGCGGGCGGTTTCGAGCCGGCCATCTACGGCGGTGAGGCCATCACCGGCGGCGGCAGCCGCTGCTCGGCCGGCTTCAACGTCAACTCCGGTGGCCAGGACTACATCGTCGATGCCGGGCACTGCACGGCCGCCGTGTCGCAGTGGAATGTCGGTCCTTCGGTGGACGCGAGCTTCCCCGGCGACGACTACGGCCTGATCCGCAACGACACGGGCAGCGCGCCCGGCGCGGTGAGTTTGTATGACGGGTCCGTCCAAGAGATCGCTTCCGCCTCCGACGCGCACGTCGGCCAGTCGATCTGCAAGAGTGGCAGCACAACGGGCCTCACCTGCGGCACCGTCGAGGCCACGAACGTCACCGTCAATTACCCGCAGGGCGCGGTCCACGAGCTGGTGCAGACCTCGGCGTCGGCGGGCTCGGGGGACTCCGGCGGTGCTCTGTTCGCAGGGAGCGTCGGCCTCGGGATCACCTCGGGTATGGGTGAGGACAGCTCGTTCTTCCAACCTCTCACCGAGGCGCTCGGCGCATACGGTGTCCGGTTGAACTGA
- a CDS encoding GntR family transcriptional regulator has translation MLFRVDPSSPAPLYEQVAASVRRALSEKRIKAGDTLPPARELADLLKINVHTVLRAYAMLRDEGIIDLRRRRGAVVTGTADGYARLAELAAELVAESKRTGVSEDELVTILRRKFS, from the coding sequence ATGCTCTTCCGTGTCGATCCCTCGTCCCCGGCTCCGCTCTACGAGCAGGTCGCCGCGTCGGTCCGCCGCGCACTGTCCGAAAAGCGGATCAAGGCGGGCGACACGCTGCCGCCCGCTCGCGAGCTCGCGGATCTGCTGAAGATCAACGTGCATACCGTGCTGCGCGCGTACGCGATGCTGCGTGACGAGGGGATCATCGACCTCCGCCGAAGGCGGGGGGCCGTGGTGACCGGGACTGCCGACGGTTACGCCCGGCTTGCCGAACTCGCCGCCGAACTGGTGGCGGAGAGCAAGCGCACCGGTGTGAGCGAAGACGAGCTGGTCACGATCCTGAGGAGGAAGTTCTCGTGA
- a CDS encoding sensor histidine kinase has protein sequence MSSTTERIAGRAARAGTGLVLGSFTAVLELAFVVLTAPALVAEPTRVRVLALARRLAELERARVARFLGSENSGDYENDRAWRYLAVRCAVGWLGAGVFALVVFGGVSGAIMLGQLLSGEAVGGGEHASWYDPITVVLGGALLVFLAVQGLIGVATLDRAVARRFFGPSDKERLRRRVRELATTRADVVEAVNAERRRIERDLHDGVQQGLVALGMVLGRARRALDLSRDPALVEELVRQAHEQSQHALEELREVAWRVYPIALETGGLGVALESLAERSTVPTSLVYDLAERADAATETVAYFVVSEAVTNAVKHSGCDRIEIEVWRAGKMITVRISDDGVGGAIPTGAGLSGLARRVAAADGTFGVDSPAGGPTVVRAELPCA, from the coding sequence GTGTCCTCCACCACCGAGCGTATCGCGGGCCGTGCCGCACGAGCAGGCACCGGGCTGGTGCTGGGATCGTTCACCGCGGTACTGGAGCTGGCTTTTGTCGTCCTGACCGCTCCCGCGCTGGTCGCGGAGCCGACGCGGGTTCGGGTCCTCGCTCTCGCCAGGCGGCTTGCCGAGTTGGAGCGCGCCAGGGTCGCCCGGTTCCTCGGCAGCGAGAACTCGGGCGACTACGAGAACGATCGCGCGTGGCGGTATCTCGCCGTGCGGTGTGCCGTGGGCTGGCTCGGCGCCGGTGTCTTCGCGCTGGTGGTGTTCGGTGGCGTCAGCGGCGCGATCATGCTGGGGCAACTGCTGTCGGGCGAGGCCGTCGGCGGCGGGGAGCACGCGAGCTGGTACGACCCGATCACCGTGGTGCTCGGCGGGGCGCTGCTCGTGTTCCTCGCGGTTCAGGGGCTGATCGGGGTTGCCACACTGGATCGCGCGGTCGCCAGGCGGTTCTTCGGGCCGAGTGACAAGGAACGTCTCCGCAGGCGGGTTCGGGAGCTGGCCACGACGAGGGCGGATGTGGTCGAGGCGGTGAACGCCGAACGCAGGCGCATCGAACGCGATCTGCACGACGGTGTGCAACAGGGGCTGGTGGCGTTGGGGATGGTGCTGGGCAGAGCGCGAAGGGCACTCGACCTTTCGCGGGACCCCGCGCTGGTGGAGGAGCTGGTGCGGCAGGCGCACGAGCAGTCGCAGCACGCGTTGGAGGAGCTGCGCGAGGTGGCGTGGCGGGTGTATCCGATCGCGCTGGAGACGGGAGGGCTCGGGGTGGCTCTGGAGTCGCTGGCCGAGCGATCCACGGTGCCGACGTCGTTGGTCTATGACCTGGCGGAACGCGCGGACGCGGCGACGGAGACGGTGGCCTACTTCGTGGTGTCCGAGGCCGTGACGAACGCGGTGAAGCACTCCGGCTGCGACCGCATCGAGATCGAGGTGTGGAGAGCGGGGAAGATGATCACTGTGCGGATCAGCGACGACGGGGTCGGAGGGGCGATCCCGACAGGAGCGGGTTTGTCGGGGCTCGCGCGCAGGGTCGCGGCGGCCGACGGCACCTTCGGCGTGGACAGTCCTGCGGGCGGTCCCACCGTGGTGAGGGCTGAACTCCCGTGCGCGTGA
- a CDS encoding putative bifunctional diguanylate cyclase/phosphodiesterase, whose amino-acid sequence MPDAYADTTEADTAPGDEPSPARQPTEENTPTAEARADERRFRLYTVAVLTLGVAAAAAVSAWLPFHGSVHLWWIGPLLALAFLGAEQLGVNVDVRSGISWTISFTEIPLVIGLLVAPFEVVLAAHVVAGVTTLLARRVTGRVLYNSGAFLIEVTSAFAVAGVVSQALGDPGAVPWLAALAGTLTAPLASTLLAMAAVRVLRRRMRVGTVIRLAGRILVVGFVNASVGLTGYLVISKTPEAWPIVLAVSLGLAALYWAYSDLLREQRDMEALTDVSLMVARSGQQVAARPAGKAGDIDGDVDLDEWATIAERIRDQLAAARIVLRLRLEPDEPLRTVVVGDELPATAQGEVAADDPLARLPGSHVRHLRITEAGSQIRTALLDRGASEALAVPLRSANQLLGIVEAHDRLSRWRGFGKYDVQLLGTMASHLATALDNRRLLATLRHDAYHDPLTGLLNRPGFRQVAAVPLRACANSVVLRVDLDVFSTVSDALGYTWADRMLMAAGRRMRDTLGPDVPLARVEGASFAVLLADCDAACAQRIAQKLRSELSAPYPVDRLMVEANAVVGYVTTTAEENADRADVDSLLQRADMAVRATRGGEEVKSYVPSMGQIFLRRFQMVTQFRQAIEEGQVTVHYQPKVALPGKQVLGVEALVRWQHPEFGRVNPDEFVPAVEAAGLVGVLTSFVLDTALDRVRRWLDEGLRISVAVNLSVRNLADAEFPARVADSLERFGVPGELLTLELTESDVMQDPERALPILRKLSELGIELAVDDFGTGYSSLAYLRQLPVDQVKIDKSFVFGMGTDLGDLAVVRSIVELGHSLGLTVVAEGVEEDLARDQLEAMGCDVAQGYLISRPLSEERLEAWLQARTVRSLDRASEAVLTLLT is encoded by the coding sequence ATGCCGGACGCATACGCCGACACCACCGAGGCGGATACCGCGCCGGGTGACGAACCGAGCCCGGCAAGGCAGCCGACCGAGGAGAACACCCCGACGGCTGAGGCGCGCGCGGACGAACGGCGGTTCCGCCTCTACACCGTGGCGGTGCTCACACTGGGCGTCGCGGCGGCGGCCGCCGTGTCCGCCTGGCTGCCTTTCCACGGATCGGTGCACCTGTGGTGGATCGGCCCGCTGCTCGCATTGGCGTTCCTCGGCGCGGAACAGCTCGGTGTCAACGTCGATGTCCGCAGCGGCATCTCCTGGACGATCTCCTTCACCGAGATCCCCCTCGTCATCGGCCTGCTGGTCGCGCCCTTCGAGGTGGTGCTCGCGGCACACGTCGTCGCGGGCGTCACCACGTTGCTGGCCCGCCGCGTCACCGGCCGCGTCCTCTACAACTCCGGCGCGTTTCTCATCGAGGTCACGAGCGCCTTCGCCGTCGCGGGCGTCGTGAGTCAGGCACTCGGCGATCCCGGCGCCGTGCCCTGGCTCGCCGCGCTCGCCGGTACTCTCACCGCGCCGCTGGCCAGCACACTGCTGGCGATGGCCGCCGTCCGCGTGCTGCGGCGCCGCATGCGGGTGGGTACCGTCATCCGGCTCGCGGGCCGGATCCTCGTTGTCGGCTTCGTCAACGCCTCCGTCGGACTCACCGGCTACCTCGTCATCTCGAAGACCCCGGAGGCGTGGCCGATCGTCCTTGCGGTCAGCCTCGGACTCGCGGCGCTGTACTGGGCGTACTCCGACCTCCTTCGCGAGCAGCGTGACATGGAGGCGCTCACCGACGTCAGCCTCATGGTGGCGAGGTCCGGTCAGCAGGTCGCGGCCCGCCCCGCGGGCAAGGCAGGCGACATCGACGGCGACGTTGACCTCGACGAATGGGCCACCATCGCCGAACGCATCCGTGATCAGCTCGCTGCGGCCCGCATCGTGTTGCGTCTCAGGCTCGAACCCGACGAACCGCTGCGCACCGTGGTGGTCGGCGACGAGCTACCCGCCACCGCGCAGGGCGAGGTGGCTGCCGACGACCCCTTGGCAAGACTGCCGGGTTCGCATGTGCGGCACCTTCGGATCACCGAGGCCGGCTCACAGATCAGGACGGCGCTGCTCGACAGGGGTGCCAGCGAGGCACTCGCCGTCCCGCTGCGGTCGGCGAACCAGTTGCTCGGCATCGTCGAGGCACACGACCGGCTCTCGCGGTGGCGGGGCTTCGGCAAGTACGACGTGCAACTGCTCGGGACGATGGCGAGCCACCTCGCCACCGCACTCGACAACCGCAGGCTGCTCGCCACGCTCCGCCACGACGCCTACCACGATCCGCTGACCGGTCTGCTCAACCGGCCAGGCTTCCGGCAGGTCGCGGCCGTGCCGCTGCGAGCATGCGCGAACTCGGTGGTGCTGCGTGTCGATCTCGACGTCTTCTCCACCGTCAGTGACGCGCTCGGCTACACGTGGGCGGATCGCATGCTGATGGCGGCAGGCAGGAGGATGCGCGACACGCTCGGCCCCGACGTGCCGCTGGCGCGGGTGGAGGGCGCCTCCTTCGCCGTGTTGCTCGCCGACTGCGACGCCGCGTGCGCGCAACGGATCGCCCAGAAGCTGCGAAGCGAACTCTCCGCGCCGTATCCCGTTGACCGGCTCATGGTCGAGGCCAACGCCGTCGTCGGTTACGTCACGACGACGGCTGAGGAGAACGCCGACCGGGCGGACGTGGACAGCCTCCTGCAACGGGCCGACATGGCCGTCAGAGCCACGCGGGGCGGCGAGGAGGTGAAGTCGTACGTCCCCAGCATGGGCCAGATCTTCCTGCGGCGGTTCCAGATGGTCACCCAGTTCCGGCAGGCTATCGAGGAGGGGCAGGTCACCGTCCACTACCAGCCGAAGGTGGCTCTGCCCGGCAAGCAGGTGCTCGGTGTCGAGGCGCTGGTGCGCTGGCAGCATCCGGAGTTCGGCCGGGTCAATCCCGACGAGTTCGTCCCGGCCGTCGAGGCCGCGGGGCTCGTCGGTGTCCTCACCTCGTTCGTCCTCGACACGGCGCTCGACCGCGTGCGGCGGTGGCTGGACGAGGGCCTGCGGATCTCCGTGGCGGTGAACCTGTCGGTGCGCAACCTCGCCGACGCCGAGTTCCCCGCGAGGGTCGCCGATTCGCTGGAGCGGTTCGGCGTCCCCGGCGAGCTGCTGACGCTGGAGCTGACCGAGTCGGACGTCATGCAGGACCCGGAGAGGGCGCTGCCGATACTGCGGAAGCTCAGCGAACTCGGCATCGAGCTGGCCGTGGACGACTTCGGCACGGGGTACTCGTCGCTGGCTTACCTGCGGCAGCTCCCCGTGGACCAGGTGAAGATCGACAAAAGCTTCGTCTTCGGTATGGGGACCGATCTCGGCGACCTGGCTGTGGTCAGATCGATCGTCGAGCTGGGGCACTCGCTCGGGCTGACGGTGGTGGCCGAGGGCGTCGAGGAGGACCTCGCCCGTGATCAGCTGGAGGCCATGGGCTGCGACGTGGCTCAGGGCTACCTCATCTCCCGGCCGTTGTCGGAGGAGCGGCTGGAGGCGTGGTTGCAGGCGAGGACGGTCCGTTCGCTCGATCGTGCTTCCGAGGCTGTGCTGACCCTGCTGACCTGA
- a CDS encoding SGNH/GDSL hydrolase family protein: MAAAVLAVPLARCAVGDQPQAGPHRDESPVHYVALGDSYTAAPGTGRTVGSPAGCQRSDNNYPRLVAAEVGADTFTDASCGGATTEHLTRPQQTPEGTNPPQLSALTPETTLVTVGIGGNDIGLVELAAQCGEVAEEGRECGDSIAIEDRVGRTVSAVASVVRDIRRKAPGARVLVVGYPAILPRDPAACADVLPHSPGDLATLREGLLLLNHVLEEQANTHGAEFVDTADVTENHHVCAPEGAWIEGLESTTGAAPLHPTAQGEQAIADAVLAAVRGR, encoded by the coding sequence ATGGCCGCAGCGGTGCTGGCGGTGCCGCTGGCGAGGTGTGCCGTCGGGGATCAACCACAGGCAGGGCCCCACCGCGATGAATCGCCGGTGCACTACGTCGCACTCGGCGACTCCTACACGGCCGCGCCCGGCACAGGCCGGACGGTGGGTTCTCCCGCAGGCTGCCAACGGTCGGACAACAACTATCCGCGCCTCGTGGCGGCCGAGGTCGGCGCCGACACGTTCACCGACGCCAGTTGCGGCGGTGCCACCACCGAGCACCTGACCCGGCCTCAGCAGACACCCGAAGGCACGAACCCGCCGCAACTGTCGGCGCTCACCCCGGAGACGACGCTCGTGACGGTGGGCATCGGCGGCAACGACATCGGGCTCGTCGAGTTGGCCGCCCAGTGCGGCGAGGTGGCCGAGGAGGGACGAGAGTGCGGCGACAGCATCGCGATCGAGGACCGGGTCGGCAGGACGGTATCGGCGGTGGCGTCGGTGGTCAGGGACATCAGGCGGAAGGCCCCCGGCGCTCGCGTCCTCGTGGTCGGCTACCCCGCGATCCTTCCCCGCGACCCCGCGGCGTGTGCGGATGTGCTGCCCCACTCGCCCGGGGATCTCGCCACGCTCCGCGAAGGTCTCCTGCTCCTCAACCACGTGCTTGAGGAGCAGGCCAACACGCACGGGGCCGAGTTCGTCGATACGGCAGACGTGACCGAGAACCACCACGTGTGCGCGCCGGAGGGGGCCTGGATCGAGGGACTCGAGTCCACGACGGGAGCCGCTCCCCTGCACCCCACCGCGCAGGGCGAGCAGGCCATCGCCGACGCCGTTCTCGCCGCCGTTCGCGGCCGCTGA
- a CDS encoding DUF1648 domain-containing protein codes for MRNLPIRVVVATLGVPALLAVMAFALRSALSDRLPDRVASHWGPSGAPDRAADLDGLATWTLAATLVLAVVFTVAALMLLRAGRGAYPPLIGLASGLAVTPVAGLAAAMLATLDAPTWQQASGPALPIMVLVGNSVVAGVVSWLIAPNVPPKRETAEAGTESVGLAPGERGTWVGGATNAGLAVLCVAIPPVVVAVIGALTGSVPTWSLYLVPLGAGLLAAVGISRVRVTIDGEAVTIRMGLLGYPRRTVPISDITSAGTRSLTMLGYGGLGVRMNTSGDVAYKCRSGAALVLNLRSQRSVIATVDHPDEAAGLVNDLVRQAHHQAG; via the coding sequence GTGAGAAATCTGCCGATCCGCGTGGTCGTGGCCACGCTGGGCGTTCCCGCCCTGCTCGCCGTCATGGCGTTCGCCCTCCGTAGCGCGTTGTCGGATCGCCTGCCGGACAGGGTCGCCTCACACTGGGGCCCCTCCGGGGCGCCTGACCGCGCGGCCGATCTCGACGGTCTGGCGACCTGGACGCTGGCAGCCACTCTCGTCCTCGCCGTCGTGTTCACGGTGGCCGCGCTGATGCTGCTGCGTGCAGGCCGGGGCGCGTATCCACCGTTGATCGGGCTGGCTTCGGGGCTCGCGGTGACTCCCGTGGCCGGCCTCGCCGCCGCCATGCTCGCCACTCTCGACGCGCCCACCTGGCAACAGGCGTCGGGCCCCGCACTGCCGATCATGGTGCTCGTCGGCAACAGCGTGGTGGCAGGCGTGGTGTCGTGGCTCATCGCTCCGAATGTGCCGCCGAAGCGAGAGACGGCCGAGGCAGGCACCGAGAGCGTCGGCCTCGCCCCCGGCGAACGCGGAACGTGGGTGGGCGGCGCGACGAACGCGGGGTTGGCGGTCCTGTGCGTGGCGATCCCGCCTGTTGTGGTGGCCGTGATCGGCGCGCTGACCGGGTCGGTCCCCACGTGGAGCCTTTACCTCGTGCCCCTCGGCGCAGGGCTGCTCGCCGCCGTCGGGATCTCGCGGGTTCGCGTGACCATCGACGGCGAGGCTGTCACGATCCGGATGGGACTGCTCGGGTACCCGAGGCGCACCGTCCCGATCTCGGACATCACGTCGGCGGGAACGCGTTCACTCACGATGCTCGGCTACGGCGGCCTCGGGGTGCGGATGAACACCTCCGGCGACGTTGCCTACAAATGCCGCAGTGGTGCCGCTCTTGTGCTGAACCTGCGCTCGCAGCGCAGCGTGATCGCCACCGTCGATCACCCCGACGAGGCAGCGGGGCTCGTGAACGACCTCGTTCGGCAGGCCCACCACCAGGCTGGCTGA
- a CDS encoding MaoC family dehydratase N-terminal domain-containing protein: MPLDPSFAGRTYPPTTTYEVSRAKIAEFAEAIGDDNPLYRDPDAARSAGYPDVIAPPTFLTIINLASINAIVADPELGLDYSRMVHGDQRFTHHRPVHAGDVLRLTTHIDDVFARAGNDFLNVRADVETTAGEAVCTTHAQLVVRGE, translated from the coding sequence GTGCCACTGGATCCGAGTTTCGCCGGGCGAACGTATCCGCCCACCACCACGTACGAGGTCAGCCGCGCCAAGATCGCGGAGTTCGCCGAGGCCATCGGCGACGACAACCCGCTGTACCGTGACCCCGATGCCGCGAGGTCCGCGGGGTATCCGGACGTGATCGCGCCGCCCACCTTCCTCACGATCATCAACCTCGCCTCGATCAACGCGATCGTCGCCGACCCCGAACTCGGCCTCGACTACTCGCGCATGGTTCACGGTGACCAGCGGTTCACTCACCACCGTCCGGTGCACGCGGGTGACGTGCTGAGGCTGACGACGCACATCGACGACGTCTTCGCCCGCGCGGGCAACGACTTCCTGAACGTGCGCGCCGACGTGGAGACCACGGCGGGGGAAGCGGTCTGCACCACGCACGCGCAACTGGTGGTGAGGGGGGAATGA
- the rpmG gene encoding 50S ribosomal protein L33, protein MAATDVRPKITLACEECKHRNYITRKNRRNDPDRLEMKKFCPNCGTHRVHKETR, encoded by the coding sequence GTGGCTGCCACCGACGTACGACCGAAGATCACGTTGGCGTGCGAGGAGTGCAAGCACCGCAACTACATCACCAGGAAGAACCGCCGCAACGACCCGGATCGCCTGGAGATGAAGAAGTTCTGCCCGAACTGCGGGACGCACCGGGTGCACAAGGAGACGCGCTGA
- a CDS encoding DUF2630 family protein: MANTEHTDDPLARIDRLIAEERELRGRATGEGLGEEDRRRLADLEQRLDQCWDLLRQRRANAEFGVDPDQAKARPVSEVESYQQ; the protein is encoded by the coding sequence ATGGCGAACACGGAGCACACAGACGACCCGCTGGCCAGGATCGACCGGCTCATCGCCGAGGAACGCGAGTTGCGGGGAAGGGCGACCGGTGAGGGGCTCGGTGAGGAGGATCGGCGCAGGCTCGCGGACCTCGAACAGCGGCTCGACCAGTGCTGGGACCTGCTGCGACAGCGCAGGGCGAACGCGGAGTTCGGCGTCGATCCGGATCAGGCGAAGGCCCGCCCGGTGAGCGAGGTGGAGTCGTACCAGCAGTGA